The nucleotide sequence TCTTACCGAGGCCGCGGCCCTTGAGGTAGGAGGTCGGGTAGAGCATCTCCTGCATGCCGGGGCCGCCCTTGGGGCCCTCGTAGCGGATGACGACCACGTCGCCGTCCTTCACCTCCTGGGTCAGGATGCGCTGGACGGCCTCCTCCTGGGACTCGCAGACCACGGCCGGGCCCTCGAAGGTCCACACCGACTCGTCGACGCCCGCGGTCTTGACCACGCAGCCGTCGACGGCGAGGTTGCCCCTGAGGACGGCGAGGCCGCCGTCCTTGGAGTAGGCGTGCTCGGCGGAGCGGATGCAGCCGCCCTCGGCGTCGTCGTCCAGGGAGTCCCAGCGCTCGGACTGGGAGAAGGCCTCGGCGGAGCGGACGCAGCCGGGGGCCGCGTGCCACAGCTCGACCGCCTCGGCGGACGGGGAGCCGCCGCGCACGTCCCAGGTCTTGAGCCAGTCGGCCAGCGACGGGCTGTGGACGGAGTGCACCTCCTCGTTGAGGAGACCGGCGCGGTGCAGCTCGCCGAGGAGGGCGGGGATGCCGCCGGCGCGGTGCACGTCCTCCATGTAGTACGTGCGGTTCTTCGCCACGTTGGGCGCGACCTTGGCCAGGCAGGGGACGCGGCGGGAGACGGCGTCGATCTCCTCCAGGCCGAAGGGGACGCCCGCCTCCTGGGCGGCGGCCAGCAGGTGCAGGATCGTGTTGGTGGAGCCGCCCATGGCGATGTCCAGCGCCATCGCGTTCTCGAAGGCCGCGAAGGAGGCGATGGAGCGGGGCAGGACGGTGTCGTCGTCCTGCTCGTAGTAGCGGCGGGTGATGTCCATGACCGTGCGGGCCGCGTTCTCGTACAGGGCGCGGCGGGCGGTGTGGGTGGCGAGGACCGAGCCGTTGCCGGGCAGCGAGAGGCCGATGGCCTCGGTGAGGCAGTTCATCGAGTTGGCGGTGAACATGCCGGAACAGCTACCGCAGGTCGGGCAGGCGTTCTCCTCGATGCGGAGGATGTCCTCGTCGGAGATCTTGTCGTTCACCGCGTCGGAGATCGCGTCGACCAGGTCGAGGGTGCGCACGGTGCCGTCGACCAGGGTGGCGCGGCCGGACTCCATGGGCCCGCCGGAGACGAACACGGTCGGGATGTCCAGGCGCAGCGCGGCCATCAGCATGCCCGGCGTGATCTTGTCGCAGTTGGAGATGCAGACCAGGGCGTCGGCGCAGTGCGCCTCGACCATGTACTCCACCGAGTCAGCGATCAGGTCGCGGGAAGGCAGGGAGTAGAGCATGCCGCCGTGGCCCATGGCGATGCCGTCGTCCACGGCGATGGTGTTGAACTCGCGCGGGATGCCGCCCGCTTCCCGGATCGCCTCGCTGACGATGCGGCCCACCGGCTGCAGGTGGGTGTGGCCGGGGACGAACTCGGTGAAGGAGTTGGCGACCGCGATGACGGGCTTGCGGCCGATGTCCGCACCGGGTACACCCGAGGCACGCATAAGGGCGCGGGCGCCCGCCATGTTGCGTCCGTGGGTGACTGTGCGGGACCTCAGCTCGGGCATCGTCGCTCGCTCCTTCTGAGAAGACGGGTCAGACAGGGTTCTGACTGTTGCGAGCGTACGCCGGTCATCCACGGGGCGGGACGAAGTGTCCGGAATGCGGGACGGACGTCTTGCGGACGGGCCCGTCTCACTCTCCCGTGAGATGCCCCTGCACCACCGGTGCCAGCCTGGCCACGATCCGCTCCAGGTCGGCCGAGGCCAGCGGTTCCACCTTGATCACGTACCGCAGCATGGCCGTGCCGACCAGTTGCGCGGCGGCCAGTTCGGCGCGCAGCTCGGCGTCGGGCAGGTCCAGCCGCCCGGCGATGCGGCGCAGGAGCTGGGCGGCGACCAGGCGGCGGAAGACGGCGGCGGCGGTGTCGTTGTTGACGGCGGAGCGGACGATGGCCAGCAGCGGGGTGCGGGTGGCGGGGTTCTCCCAGACGCCGAGCACGAAGCGGGTCAGCCGCTCCCCCACGGTGTCCAGCGGGCCCTCGGCGATGGCGTCCGGCGCTGCGAGGGCGGGCGCGAAGGCGACCGAGACGGCGGCCTCGAAGACCTGTTCCTTGGTGCCGAAGTAGTGGTGGACGAGCGCGGAGTCGACGCCGGCGGCCTTGGCGATGCCGCGTACGGAGGTCTTCTCGTAGCCGCGTTCGGAGAACTCCTCACGGGCCGCGGTGAGGATGCGGTCGCGGGTGTCGCCGGACTCGGTGCGCGGGGGCCGTCCGCGGCGCCGGGCGGTGGGCTCGGTCACGGCCGGGGCACCCGCGCGCCCGCGGCGAGGTGGTGGCGGGTGAAGGCGAGGGCCTCGGCGAGGTCGGCCTCGCGTTCGGCGCTGGACATGGCCCGCCGGGTGTTGACCTCGATGACGACATGGCCGTCGAAACCGGTGCGGGTGAGGCGGTCCAGCAGTTCGGCGCAGGGCTGGGTGCCGCGGCCGGGCACCAGGTGCTCGTCCTTGGCGGAGCCGCGGCCGTCGGCGAGGTGGACGTGGCCGAGCCGGTCGCCCATGCGGTCGATCATGCCGAGGGCGTCGGTGCGGGCGGTCGCGGTGTGGCTGAGGTCGATCGTGAAGTGCCGGTAGTCGTCCTTGGTGACGTCCCACTCGGGGGCGTAGGCGAGCAGTTCGCGGTCGCGGTAGCGCCAGGGGTACATGTTCTCCACGGCGAACCGCACGTCGGTCTCGTCGGCCATGCGCCAGATGCCGTCGACGAACTCGCGGGCGTACTGCCGCTGCCAGCGGAAGGGCGGATGGACGACCACGGTGGAGGCGCCCAGCTTCTCGGCGGCCGCCCGGGCGCGGCGCAGCTTGGTCCAGGGGTCGGTGGACCAGACCCGCTGGGTGATCAGCAGGCAGGGCGCGTGCACGGCGAGGATCGGCACGCCGTGCTGGTCGGAGAGGCGGCGCAGGGCCTCGATGTCCTGGCTGACGGGGTCGGTCCACACCATGACCTCGACGCCGTCGTAGCCGAGGCGCGCGGCGATCTCGAAGGCCGTCGCCGTCGACTCCGGGTAGACCGAGGCCGTCGACAGGGCGACCTTTACGTCCCTTGGTTCAGCCACGCGGACACCTTACGGGTTCGGGTACGGGGGAAGAGGGGTGGCCCCGGGTGGTGTGAGCTTCGCCATCGACGGCACCTCACACCGGTCCCATGTGGTCCAGGCGCCGCAGGATGACGCCCTCGCGCAGCGCCCACGGGCAGATCTCCAGGCTCTCCACGCCGAACAGGTCCATCGCGCCCTCGGCCACCAGGGCCCCGGCGAGGATCTGTCCGGCCCGGCCCTCGGAGACGCCGGGGAGCTCGGCGCGCTGCTGGGCGGACATCGCGGCGAGCCGGGGCACCCAGGCTTCCAGCGATTCGCGTTTGAGCTCGCGCTGCACGTAAAGGCCGTCGGCGTCCCGCGCGGCGCCCGCGATCCGGGCGAGCTGCTTGAAGGTCTTGGAGGTGGCGACGACATGGTCGGGGGCGCCGAAACGGCTGAACTCCCCGACGGTACGGGCGATCTCCGCGCGTGCGTGGCGGCGCAGCGCGCGCACCTCCTCGGCGTCCGGCGGGTCCTCGCGCAGCCATCCGGCGGTGAGGCGGCCCGCGCCGAGCGGCAGGGAGGCGGCCGCGTCCGGCTCCTCGTCGATGCCGTAGGCGATCTCCAGCGAGCCGCCGCCGATGTCCAGGACGAGCAGCTTCCCGGCGGACCAGCCGAACCAGCGGCGCACGGCGAGGAAGGTGAGCCGGGCCTCCTCGGCGCCGCTGAGCACCTGGAGGCGGACACCGGTCTCGTCGGCGACGCGCGCGAGGACGTCGTCGGCGTTGCGGGCATCGCGCACGGCGGAGGTGGCGAACGGCAGCAGGTCCTCGACGCCCTTGTCCTCGGCGGCCTGGAGCGCGTCCCGTACGACGGCGACGAGGCTCTCGATGCCCTCCTCGCCGATCGCGCCGCTGTCGTCGAGGAGTTGGGCGAGCCGCAGGTCGGCCTTGTGGGAGTGGGCGGGCAGCGGGCGGGCGCCGGGGTGGGCGTCCACCACCAGCAGATGCACCGTGTTCGAGCCCACGTCCAGGACACCGAGTCTCATGGACGAAACGCTACTGCCAGAACCCCCGTCCGCGGTGCCCGTACGGGGGTCGGGCGACTTACCCTGGACGGGTGCCAAAGACGAAAAAGGCGAAGGTCAACAAGCCGGGCAAAGCCGACAAGGCTGCCAAGAACGCCGCCGACAACGACGAGAAGGGGCTCGATTTCGCGCGGGCGTGGGTGGAATTCCCCGACCCCGCCGACGACGAGCAGATCTTCCGCTGCGACCTGACCTGGCTGACCTCACGCTGGACCTGCATCTTCGGCCAGGGCTGCCAGGGCATCCAGGCGGGCCGCGCGGCCGACGGCTGCTGCACGCTGGGCGCGCACTTCTCCGACGAGGACGACGAGAAGCGGGTCGCCGAGCACGTGGCCCGGCTCACCCCGGACATCTGGCAGCACCACGGCGAGGGCCTGCGCGACGGCTGGGTGGCGGAGGACGAGGAGGGCTCGCGGCAGACGCGCCCCTTCGAGGGCTCCTGCATCTTCCAGAACCGGCCCGGTTTCGCGGGCGGCGCGGGCTGCTCGCTGCACATCCTGGCGCTCAAGGAGGGCCGGGAGCCGCTGGAGACCAAGCCGGACGTGTGCTGGCAGCTCCCGATCCGGCGCACCTACGACTGGATCGACCGCCCCGACGACACGCGCGTCCTGCAGGTGTCCATCGGGGAGTACGACCGCCGCGGCTGGGGTCCCGGCGGGCACGACCTGCACTGGTGGTGCACCTCGGCGACCTCGGCGCACGGCGCGGGCGACCCGGTGTACGTCTCCTACCGGGCGGAGCTGACCGAGCTGATGGGCAAGGCGGGCTACGACCGCCTGGTCGAGCTGTGCGAGCAGCGGCTGGCGTCCCAGTTGCCGCTGGTGGCCCCGCACCCGGCGGACCCGAGCTGACCGCGCCCTAGCTGTCGGTGGGACTCGGGGTGTCCTCGTCGCTCGGCGGCGGGGACGACTCCGGTGTCCCGGTCGGGGACGGCTCGGTCGGGTCGGGGTCCGGGCTCGGGGAGGAGCTGGACGGCGGCGGGGACTGGCTGGGCGGCGGGGACGAGGGCGGCGCGGTCGGCGTCGTCGGGTCCGGGCTCGGGGAGGAGCTGGACGGCGGCGGGGACGAGGGGACCGGACCGTACCCGTCGATGGTGACGACGGCACCGGCCGGGGCGACGGCCACGCGGGCCCGCCAGTGGCCCGAGGGCTCGCGCAGATGGTCGACGTACACCTTGACCGTGACCGAGTCGCCGGGGTCGAGGGTGCCGGCGGACCGGCTCAGGTAGAGCCAGGGCGCCGAGGTGGTCGCGGACCAGCGCACCGGGGTGTCACCGGCGGCCTTGAGGGTGATCAGCGTGGTGTCGCCGTGGTGGGCGGCGGTGACCGCGAGCCGGCCGGCGCCCTTCTCCCCGGCGCCGTTGACGCTGACGACCTCCACGGAGACGTCCGACCTGCCGTCCTGGGTCGGCCGGGCCCCCGGCTTCGCGCTGGCGTTGCCCGCGTTCTCGTAGCCGCCCGCCGGATCGCCGCCGAGTACGCCGGGGCCGTCCGCCTCGCGGGCGGTGGAGGGGCTGTCGTCCCCGTCGAGCGTGGGCGCGCCCCGGTAGGCGGCCCACAGGGCGAACACGGGCGCGGCGACGACGGTGGCGACGACGGTCGTGGTGACGGCACGCGCGCGGAGCTTGTCGCGGCGGGCCGCGCGGTCCTTGGGGTCCATCGGGAAACCGCGCCGGTTGAAGCGCGGTACGGCGGCGGACCGGGCGCGCGGCTGGTGCGCGAGGGCGGTGTGCAGGGCGGCGCGGGGCGCCGGGAGGACGGGCAGCTCGGCGGGGGTGACCGCGGCTCCGGGCCAGCGGCCGGGGACGGCGCGCTCGGCGGTGCGGCGGCAGCGCGGGCAGTCGTCGACGTGCCGGACCAGCTCACGGCGCAGGGCCGCGCTGAGCATCAGTTGGCTGTCGCCGGTGAGGTGGGCCACGCTCGGGCAGCCCCCGGTCTCGACCACGGCCAGCGCGGCGCGGGTGCGTTCGACCTCACAGGCGGCGGCCGCCAGCAGTTCGCGGGCGGCGGCGGGCTCCAGGCCGAGCACGGCGGCGACCTCGGGGGCGGCCAGCTTGTGCCGGACGGCAAGCTCCAGCGCCTCGCGCTGCTCGGGCGTGGTCCCGGCCGCCTCCGGCCAGGCCAGCAGGGCCAGTTCGCGGCGCCGCAGCTCGCGCGTCTCCGGGGACAGCGCCGGGTCGGGCGCCGGGGTGCCGTGGGCGGGGCGGCCGGCGTGGGCGGCCTGTCCCTTCCGGCGGGCGCGGGCGAGGCCGCGCAGACAGGCCCAGCGGGCCAGGGCGTACAGCCAGGCCCGGCGGTCGCCGGGGGTCTGCGGGTCGCGCCGGCCGCGCCGTTCGGCGAGGACGAGGACCTCGCCGAGGGCGGCGGTCGCCGCGTCGTGGTCGCACAGCACCGACAGGCAGTAGGTGAACAGGCCGTCCAGATAAGCCTCGTGGCGCGACGACGCCCGCTGGGCGACGTTCCGCGCCGCGGATCGGTCGCGCGCCTCCCGGTGCGCCCGTTGCGCCCGGTGTGCGCCGGTGGTGCGGGTCGTGGTCTCCGGAGTGCTGCTCATCACCCGTGCGACCGTAGGCGTCGGCGGAGTGCCCCTTCTTGCACCTTGAGCACTTTTAATCCGTACGGGTGAAACGATCCCTCATAAGGGGACACCGGCCTCCGGGTCGGAAGCGTGAACCCGGTACACGCCATCCGGAACCGAACCCTCCGCGTGCGCCCCGGTACCCCGGCGTGCGCCCCCGAGCGCGCGCCTCCCAGGGCGTACGGCGGGCGTTGTCAGTGCCGGGGGCTACGGTTTCCGCATGGCCACCCGTACCAAGACCGCCAAGGACCGTCCGTCCTACCGCTGCACCGAGTGCGGCTGGCAGACGGCCAAGTGGCTCGGCCGCTGCCCCGAGTGCCAGGCGTGGGGCACGGTCGAGGAGTACGGCGCGCCCGCGGTCCGTACGACGGCTCCCGGCCGCGTCACCAGCTCCGCCCTGCCCATCGGCCAGGTCGACGGCCGCCAGGCCACCGCCCGCACCACCGGCGTCCCGGAGCTGGACCGGGTGCTCGGCGGCGGACTCGTACCCGGCGCGGTGGTGCTGCTCGCGGGCGAGCCGGGCGTCGGCAAGTCCACGCTGCTGCTCGACGTGGCGGCGAAGTCGGCGAGCGAGGAGCACAGGACCCTCTATGTGACCGGCGAGGAGTCCGCGAGCCAGGTCCGCATGCGCGCCGACCGCATCGGCGCCCTGGACGACCACCTCTATCTGGCCGCCGAGACCGATCTGTCCGCCGTCCTCGGCCACTTGGACGCGGTCAAGCCCTCCCTGCTGATCCTGGACTCGGTGCAGACGGTCGCCTCCCCCGAGATCGACGGCGCCCCCGGCGGCATGGCCCAGGTCCGCGAGGTGGCCGGCGCCCTGATCCGCGCCTCCAAGGACCGCGGCATGTCGACGCTCCTTGTCGGCCACGTCACCAAGGACGGCGCGATCGCGGGCCCCCGCCTCCTGGAGCACCTGGTCGACGTCGTCCTGAGCTTCGAGGGCGACCGGCACGCCCGGCTGCGCCTGGTGCGCGGCGTGAAGAACCGGTACGGGGCGACGGACGAGGTCGGCTGCTTCGAGCTGCACGACGAGGGCATCACCGGCCTCGCCGACCCCAGCGGCCTGTTCCTGACCCGGCGTGCCGAACCGGTGCCCGGCACCTGTCTGACGGTGACGCTGGAGGGGCGCCGCCCACTGGTGGCCGAGGTACAGGCGCTGACCGTGGACTCCCAGATCCCCTCCCCCCGCCGCACCACCTCGGGTCTGGAGACCTCCCGTGTCTCGATGATGCTGGCGGTGCTGGAGCAGCGCGGCCGGATCAGCGCGCTCGGCAAGCGGGACATCTACTCCGCGACCGTGGGCGGGGTGAAGCTGTCCGAGCCCGCGGCCGACCTGGCCATCGCGCTGGCGCTCGCCTCGGCGGCCAGCGACACCCCGCTGCCGAAGAATCTGGTCGCCATCGGTGAGGTGGGTCTCGCCGGCGAGGTCAGACGCGTCACAGGCGTGCAGCGCAGGCTCTCGGAAGCGGCCCGGCTGGGCTTCACGCACGCGCTCGTACCGGGCGATCCGGGCAAGGTCCCGGCCGGGATGAAGGTCGTGGAGGTCGCCGACGTGGGCGACGCGCTGCGGGTGCTGCCCCGCTCCCGTCGCCGAGAGGCCCCGCGGGAGACGGAGGACCGCCGGTAGACTTTGCGCAGGTCTCGCCCGTCCGTGCGAAACGCGTGCCGTGACGGAAGCGCGTCAGAACCTGCGACCGGAGGAGTGCAGTGGCAGCCAACGACCGGGCAGCAGCTCCCGGAAAGTCCGGTGGGAGTGCCGGTGCCGATGGCCTGATGCGCGCCTCTCTGAGTGCCGTGGCTCCGGGCACCCCCCTGCGCGACGGTCTGGAGCGGGTCCTGCGCGGCAACACCGGCGGCCTGATCCTGCTCGGCTGGGACAAGACGGTCGAGGCGATGTGCACCGGCGGTTTCGTGCTGGACGTGGAGTTCACCGCGACCCGGCTGCGCGAGCTGTGCAAGCTCGACGGCGGCATCGTGCTCTCCTCGGACCTGTCGAAGATCCTGCGCGCCGGGGTCCAGCTCGTCCCCGACCCGACCATCCCCACCGAGGAGACCGGCACCCGGCACCGCACGGCGGACCGCGTCTCCAAGCAGGTCGGCTTCCCCGTGGTCTCGGTGTCCCAGTCGATGCGGCTGATCGCGCTGTACGTCGACGGTCAGCGCCGCGTGCTGGAGGACTCGGCGGCGATCCTGTCCCGCGCGAACCAGGCGCTGGCCACGCTGGAGCGGTACAAGCTCCGCCTGGACGAGGTCGCGGGCACGCTGTCGGCGCTGGAGATCGAGGACCTGGTGACGGTCCGGGACGTCTCGGCGGTCGCGCAGCGCCTGGAGATGGTCCGGCGCATCGCCACCGAGATCGCGGAGTACGTGGTCGAGCTGGGTACGGACGGCCGCCTGCTGGCGCTCCAGTTGGAGGAGCTGATCGCGGGCGTCGAGCCCGACCGCGAGCTGGTCGTCCGGGACTATGTGCCCGAGCCGACCGCGAAGCGCTCGCGCACGGTGGAGGAGGCGCTGTTCGAGCTGGACGCGCTGAGCCATGCGGAGCTGCTCGAACTGGGCACCGTGGCGCGGGGGATGGGGTACACCGCGTCTCCCGAGTCGCTGGACTCGGCGGTGTCGCCGCGCGGGTTCCGGCTGCTGGCGAAGGTTCCCCGGCTGCCCGGTGCGATCATCGACCGGCTGGTGGAGCACTTCGGCGGCTTGCAGAAGTTGCTCGCCGCGAGCGTGGATGACCTTCAGGCCGTGGACGGGGTCGGGGAGGCTCGGGCCCGTAGCGTGCGGGAAGGGCTCTCGCGGCTGGCGGAGTCTTCCATCCTGGAGCGGTACGTCTAGTTCCCCGGCGGCTGGTTCTCCGGCGGCTGGTTCTCCGGCGGTCGGTTCTCCGGCGGTTCGTTTTCGGGTGCGGGTCCGCTGTGGCTGGTCGCGCAGTTCCCCGCGCCCCTAGAAGCGGGACCGCTCACCCGGTGGAAGCACCCCCGCGTGCCCTGCCGGGCACCACCGCTCACCCGGAGCCCCCGCCACCTCAGTCCGCCGACAGTACGAACGACGTCTGCGTCTTGCCGAAGCCCGGCGCCTTCGCCTCCAGCAGGTAGGTGCCGGGCTTGGCCTTGCCCGCGGGCGGGGTGGCGCACTCGGGGGCGCTCGGCCGGCGGTCCCACTTGACGGTGTAGGTGATGCTCTCGCCGGCCGGAACCCGGAAGGCCAGGCTCTTGGCGCCCTTGGCGCAGTCGTCCGAGGCCCAGAAGGTGTCGTCGCCGTCGGCCGGGGTGACCGCCAGGACCGCGTGCTCGGGGCCGAGGTCCACCTTGCAGTCGCCGGACGAGGTGTTGCGCACGACGAGTTCGAAGGTGGGGGTCTCGTCGGGCGAGTAGGAGTTGCGCTTGCTGCGCAGGCTCACCGTGACCTTGCCGGGGGCGCAGACGGGGAGCGGGGAGGACGCGGCCAGCGCGTCGCCCGAGCCGACGTTCCCGCCGCCGGTACCCGAGGCGGAACCCGGACCGCCCGAACCACCCGAACCGCCCGACCCCGAGCCGGAGTCACCGCCGGAACCGTCACCGGAGCCGCCGGAACCGTCCCCGGACCCGTCGCCCGAACCGCCGTCACCGCCGCCGCCCGAGCCCGACTCGTCACGTCCGCCGGGGTGTTGGCTGATCGCGGGACCGGACGAGGAGGGGCCCGGCGTGATCGTGGACGCGGGATTCTTGCCGTCGGGACCTTCGGCGCCGTTCTTGCCTCCCCCGCCACCCGACACGACGATGCAGGCGACCACGAGCGCCAAGAGGGCGACCACGGACACCATGACGACCCTCCGTCGCCAGTAGATGGAGGAGGGAAGCGGCCCGACCGGATTGCGCAGAGATCCCACGCGGAAACTCTACGAGAGATCATGCCCCCGACTCGCGTCCCCCGCCGCCCTCGCACCAACTTTTCCGGATCATCATCCCGGTAACTTGCCGCGCACACCGGCATCTTGCGCCGAGCGCGACGCTCCGGGCACGGGCGGTGACCCACCCGGTCCGCCGAAGGCGTGGCAGGATCGGAAGGCCATGACTGAGAAGCTTCACGCCCCAGTGATCGACTGGTTCGACAGCCACGCCCGCGACCTCCCCTGGCGCCGCCCGGAGGCGGGGCCGTGGGGTGTGATGGTCAGTGAGTTCATGCTCCAGCAGACCCCGGTCAGCCGGGTGCTGCCCGTCTACGAGCAGTGGGTCGCCCGCTGGCCCCGCCCGGCCGACCTGGCGAAGGAGCCGCCGGGCGAGGCGGTGCGCGCCTGGGGCCGGCTCGGCTACCCGCGCCGCGCGCTGCGGCTGCACGGCGCCGCCGTCGCCATAACGGAGCGGCACGGCGGGGACGTGCCCACCGACCACGCCCAGTTGCTGGCGCTGCCCGGCATCGGCGAGTACACCGCGGCCGCCGTGGCCTCCTTCGCCTACGGGCAGCGGCACCCGGTGCTGGACACCAACGTGCGCCGGGTCCTCGCGCGGGCGGTGACCGGGGTGCGCTACCCGCCGAACGCCACCACGGCCGCCGAGCGCAGGCTGGCCCGCGAGCTGCTGCCCGACGAGGACGGCACGGCGGCGCGCTGGGCGGCGGCGTCCATGGAACTGGGCGCGCTGGTGTGCACGGCGAAGAACGAGGAGTGCCACCGCTGCCCGATCGCCGCGCAGTGCGCCTGGCGGCTCGCGGGCAAGCCGGAGCACGAGGGCCCGCCCCGGCGCGGGCAGACGTACGCGGGCACCGACCGCCAGGTGCGCGGGAAGCTGCTCGCGGTGCTGCGGGACGCGCACGTGCCGGTGCCGCAGACGATGCTGGACCGGGTGTGGCACGAGCCGGTGCAGCGGGCCCGCGCGCTCGACGGGCTCGTCACCGACGGTCTGGTGGAGCCGCTGCCCGGCGGGATGTACCGGCTGCCGCTGAGCTGACGCACAGCGAGGTCACAGCGCACGGGTCCGTTGTCACGGGCCGGCGCGGCCAACAAATCCCTCCATAACGGGGCATGGTGGGCGACCTCCTTACCCCGGACCTACTTCCGTTACACAACCGACGGACAGCCGAGTGCCGGCCGCTGGCTGCTTCGGACAACCCCGTGACAACCGCTCCGTAACTTCATTGCGTGCCCGGCGGACCACCGGGCCGGTGGAAGAGGGGCCCTTGGCGTCAGGCCGGGGCGACGGGGAGACGGAAGGCGGTCGGTCATGGCGCAGGGCGAGGTGCTCGAGTTCGAGGAGTACGTACGGACCCGGCAGGACGCGCTGCTGCGCAGTGCCCGCCGGCTGGTGCCCGACCCGGTGGACGCGCAGGACCTGCTGCAGACCGCGCTGGCCCGGACGTACGGGCGCTGGGAGGGCATCGCCGACAAGCGGCTCGCCGACGCCTACCTGCGCCGCGTCATGATCAACACCCGGACGGAGTGGTGGCGGGCGCGCAAGCTGGAGGAGGTGCCGACCGAGCAGCTCCCCGAGGCGCCGGTCGCGGACTCCACCGAGCAGTACGCCGACCGCGCCCTGCTCATGGACATCCTCAAGGTGCTGGCTCCCAAGCAGCGCAGTGTCGTGGTGCTGCGACACTGGGAGCAGATGTCCACGGAAGAGACGGCCGCGGCCCTCGGCATGTCCGCGGGCACGGTCAAGAGCACGCTGCACCGGGCGCTCGCCCGGCTCCGCGAGGAGCTGGAGGCCCGCGATCTGGATGCGCGCGCGCTGGAGCGTGAGGAGCGGGAGCGTTGCGCGGCCTGAACGGCGGGCCAAGACGTGCCCGAGGCAGAGGCGCGGTGATCACGGCGGTGGCCGGGATCGCCGCCGTCGGCCTTTCCGCCACCGCCTGCGGGGCCGGTGGCACCGGGGCGCGGGACGAGGGCCCGGCGCACGCCTCCGCCGTGGCGGGCGCGGCGACCGCCTCCCCCTCCCCCAGCCCGGCGGCCGGCTACCACCGCGTCGACGCGGTGAGCCTGCTGAAGCGGGACCCGACGGTCTCGGCCACCGTCAAGCACGAGCTGAAGCCGTGTGGCAGCGGCGGCGACTACCCGGTGGACGTCTCCTACGGCGACCTCACGGACGGGGACCGCACCGATGTCGTGATCAACGTGCTGACCTGCGCCGACGCGGTGGGGATCGGCGCGTATGTGTACCGGGACACCGGCGGCTCGTACCGGAACGTCTTCAAGACCGAGGAATCCCCGGTCTACGCGGAGATCGACCAGGGCGTGCTGACCGTGACCAAGCAGGTGTACAGCAAGGGGGACCCCATCTCCAGCCCGTCGGGCGAGGACGTCATCCCGTACAAGTGGAGGACGGGCCGGTTCACGCCGGGCAAGCCCGTGCACACCGACTACAGCGGAGCGGTGGGGCACGAGCCGTCCCCCGTGCCGGGCGACTGACACGGCGCCACGACCACGAGGACTGAGAGCACCCGGATGCAAGAGCACACCCACGTCCTGTTCGTCGAGGACGACGACGTCATCCGTGAGGCCACCCAGCTCGCCCTGGAGCGGGACGGCTTCGCGGTCACCGCCATGCCCGACGGGCTGTCGGGGCTGGAGGCGTTCCGCGCGGACCGGCCCGACATCGCGCTGCTGGACGTGATGGTGCCGGGCCTGGACGGGGTGAGCCTGTGCCGCCGCATCCGGGACGAGTCGACGGTGCCGGTGATCATGCTGTCGGCCCGCGCGGACTCCATCGACGTGGTGCTGGGCCTGGAGGCGGGCGCCGACGACTACGTGACCAAGCCGTTCGACGGCGCGGTGCTGGTCGCCCGCATCCGGGCGGTGCTGCGCCGCTTCGGCCACGCCGGGCACCCCGAGCGGGGCGGGGCCGACGGCTCGGCGGACACGGACGGGGTGCTGGTCTTCGGGGAGCTGGAGGTGGACACCGAGGGCATGGAGGTGCGGCGGGCCGGGCAGCCGGTGGCGCTCACCCCGACCGAGATGCGGCTGCTGCTGGAGTTCTCCGGCGCGCCGGGCACCGTGCTCTCCCGCGACAAGCTGCTGGAGCGGGTCTGGGACTACGGCTGGGGCGGGGACACCCGGGTGGTCGACGTGCATGTGCAGCGGCTGCGGCAGAAGATCGGCCAGGACCGGATCGAGACGGTCCGGGGCTTCGGCTACAAGCTGCGGGGCTGAGCGCGGTCATGCGGAGACTCTTCGGGCGCCCGGTGCGGCGGGTGGCGGGCGTGGGCCTGCGCACCGGTCTGCGGTGGAAGCTGAGCGCGGCCATCGCGCTGGTCGCGGGTCTGGTGGCGATCGCGCTG is from Streptomyces seoulensis and encodes:
- a CDS encoding BACON domain-containing protein, yielding MSSTPETTTRTTGAHRAQRAHREARDRSAARNVAQRASSRHEAYLDGLFTYCLSVLCDHDAATAALGEVLVLAERRGRRDPQTPGDRRAWLYALARWACLRGLARARRKGQAAHAGRPAHGTPAPDPALSPETRELRRRELALLAWPEAAGTTPEQREALELAVRHKLAAPEVAAVLGLEPAAARELLAAAACEVERTRAALAVVETGGCPSVAHLTGDSQLMLSAALRRELVRHVDDCPRCRRTAERAVPGRWPGAAVTPAELPVLPAPRAALHTALAHQPRARSAAVPRFNRRGFPMDPKDRAARRDKLRARAVTTTVVATVVAAPVFALWAAYRGAPTLDGDDSPSTAREADGPGVLGGDPAGGYENAGNASAKPGARPTQDGRSDVSVEVVSVNGAGEKGAGRLAVTAAHHGDTTLITLKAAGDTPVRWSATTSAPWLYLSRSAGTLDPGDSVTVKVYVDHLREPSGHWRARVAVAPAGAVVTIDGYGPVPSSPPPSSSSPSPDPTTPTAPPSSPPPSQSPPPSSSSPSPDPDPTEPSPTGTPESSPPPSDEDTPSPTDS
- the radA gene encoding DNA repair protein RadA → MATRTKTAKDRPSYRCTECGWQTAKWLGRCPECQAWGTVEEYGAPAVRTTAPGRVTSSALPIGQVDGRQATARTTGVPELDRVLGGGLVPGAVVLLAGEPGVGKSTLLLDVAAKSASEEHRTLYVTGEESASQVRMRADRIGALDDHLYLAAETDLSAVLGHLDAVKPSLLILDSVQTVASPEIDGAPGGMAQVREVAGALIRASKDRGMSTLLVGHVTKDGAIAGPRLLEHLVDVVLSFEGDRHARLRLVRGVKNRYGATDEVGCFELHDEGITGLADPSGLFLTRRAEPVPGTCLTVTLEGRRPLVAEVQALTVDSQIPSPRRTTSGLETSRVSMMLAVLEQRGRISALGKRDIYSATVGGVKLSEPAADLAIALALASAASDTPLPKNLVAIGEVGLAGEVRRVTGVQRRLSEAARLGFTHALVPGDPGKVPAGMKVVEVADVGDALRVLPRSRRREAPRETEDRR
- the disA gene encoding DNA integrity scanning diadenylate cyclase DisA, producing the protein MAANDRAAAPGKSGGSAGADGLMRASLSAVAPGTPLRDGLERVLRGNTGGLILLGWDKTVEAMCTGGFVLDVEFTATRLRELCKLDGGIVLSSDLSKILRAGVQLVPDPTIPTEETGTRHRTADRVSKQVGFPVVSVSQSMRLIALYVDGQRRVLEDSAAILSRANQALATLERYKLRLDEVAGTLSALEIEDLVTVRDVSAVAQRLEMVRRIATEIAEYVVELGTDGRLLALQLEELIAGVEPDRELVVRDYVPEPTAKRSRTVEEALFELDALSHAELLELGTVARGMGYTASPESLDSAVSPRGFRLLAKVPRLPGAIIDRLVEHFGGLQKLLAASVDDLQAVDGVGEARARSVREGLSRLAESSILERYV
- a CDS encoding A/G-specific adenine glycosylase; translated protein: MTEKLHAPVIDWFDSHARDLPWRRPEAGPWGVMVSEFMLQQTPVSRVLPVYEQWVARWPRPADLAKEPPGEAVRAWGRLGYPRRALRLHGAAVAITERHGGDVPTDHAQLLALPGIGEYTAAAVASFAYGQRHPVLDTNVRRVLARAVTGVRYPPNATTAAERRLARELLPDEDGTAARWAAASMELGALVCTAKNEECHRCPIAAQCAWRLAGKPEHEGPPRRGQTYAGTDRQVRGKLLAVLRDAHVPVPQTMLDRVWHEPVQRARALDGLVTDGLVEPLPGGMYRLPLS
- a CDS encoding SigE family RNA polymerase sigma factor — its product is MAQGEVLEFEEYVRTRQDALLRSARRLVPDPVDAQDLLQTALARTYGRWEGIADKRLADAYLRRVMINTRTEWWRARKLEEVPTEQLPEAPVADSTEQYADRALLMDILKVLAPKQRSVVVLRHWEQMSTEETAAALGMSAGTVKSTLHRALARLREELEARDLDARALEREERERCAA